GGTCGGGTGGAAATCGATGGCGGTGGCCGACAGCCAGCCGGTATCGCCGACGATCGTCGCCCGGCCGGGCAATCCTCCCGCCGCCATTTTTATCAGGTACCCGTCATAGCCGATCGAGAGGTTGGGATTGTACCCCGTTGAGCCGAACAGGTTCCCGGCGGCATCGAAGGCCAGGTCCCCGAGCTCGTGGAAGCCGGGGTCGCCGAGGGTCAGGCGGTTGCCCGTAACCAGGCTCTGCAGGACGAGTCGGGAGCGCTCCTCCACCACCCAGAAAGCGTTCGACAGCTCCACCAGGCAGGACGACGAGCAGCCGTCGCCGGAAGCCAGGTTCCCGTCGTCGCAGTTTTCCTGATTGTTCGGCTGGATGATGCCGTCGCCGCAGATCTCCGGGGCGCAGACCTGCGAGCAGCCGTCGCCGCTCTTGAGGTTGCCGTCGTCGCATCCCTCTCCGGCGTCCAGGGTGCCGTTGCCGCAGGGAGTCGCGGCGCATGCAGGGGAGCAGGAATCGCCGTCGATGGTGTTGCCGTCGTCGCACTCCTCGAAGGCCTCGAGCGTCCCGTTGCCGCAGGTGGCAGTCGGCACGTGCGACGCGAAAACGTCGATGTCGCTGTTGCGCGCGTCGGCCCAGGCCGGGTAGAAGCCGGTCCCTTCGCTGGCGCAGCCGATGTAATCCCCGAAATTGGGCGTCAGGGTAAAAGGCGCGAACCAGCTGGAAGGACGGGTCGTGAGCCTGAAGTTCGAGGAGAACGAGGCGCCGCCGTCGGTGGAGCGCGCGGCATACAGGTCGACGGTGTGCATGCCGCGCCAGTTGCGGTAGTCGTACCATACCGCTTCGACGGTCCCCTCCGCGTTCACCGAAAGCCACGGCATGACATGGTCGTTTCCCGGCGGGTCGTCGTTGAGTCGCACCGGCGCCGCCCAGGTCGCCCCCTGATTGCCCGAGGAGGCGACGAAGATGTCGCGCGTCTCACCGCCGCCGGGAGAGCGCTCCGCCCAGATGGCGTAGACGCGGCCGCGCCGCGGTCCGCCCGACAGGTCCACCGCGAGGGTGCCGATTTCCAGCGTGTCCTCCCGGTTGAAACCCACCATCGCCGGGAAGAACGACGGGATCATGGTGCGGACCACGACCTTGGGATCGAAGGAGGCGGCGAAGTTGAAGGAGCGCCGCAGCTCCAGCGCCGTGTTGGCCGCCGTGATGTCGTCGATGCCGCGCTCCCACATCACATAGACCTCGCTGTCGGGCCCGGTGGCCAGGTAGGAGATTCCGATCGACTCCACCGTGGAGCTCTCGAGGACCAGCGGCGCGCTCCAGCTCAGCCCGCCGTCGATCGACTTGAGAATCTCGATGCGCAGCTCGGTGGTGGAGCCGATGTTGCCGTTCACGAAGCGCGTGTAGGTCATGTACAGGGTGTTGGTCAGCCGGTCGCAGGTGAGCCATTCCTTGTCGAGGAAGTCGGCGGTGGAAGCTGCCGCGGGGAGCGGGTTGGACCAGGTGATGTTGGCGCCCGACACGGTACCCACGTTGACGGCCAGGGCCGAATCGGTGGAATTGGGGAAATAGATGCTGGAGAAGTAGAACTTGCCGTCCCCGCAGGCGGTGACCGAAGGGTCGCCCAGCAGCGTCTTGCCGGCGCCCCCGGTCGGCAGCCCGCCGGTGTCGGTGAAGGACAGCCCGCCGTTGGTGGAGAAGGCGACTCCGGTCCGCTTGGTGGGATTGTTCGGGTCGAACTGGTTGTAGCCGACGACCACGTTGTTGCCAAAGACCGCAATCGAGGTCTCGCTCTGGGTACCGGGGATGCCCGAACTCACCTGCAGCTCGGGGGCAAAGCCGCGTCCCTGGCCCGGCCCTCCCTTGTTGGGTCCTTTACCGCGTGACGGCGCCTCGGACAGGAGGAAGGTCGCGCGGGCCCTCGCCCGGAGACGATCCAGTCTTTCCAGACCCTTCTCTTGGGGGGAACGGCCCGCGACGGCCGCCGACTCGAGGCAAAGAACTGCTATGAGCGCCGCGGCGGCGGCCGCGGCGCGTCGAATGGACCCGGAGCTCAACATCCCCTCTTTGGCCGCGGATTTCCGCAGGCCGGGCAAAAAAACTCGCGCTGCATCGGAAGATTTTGGAAGAATACGCGGAGCGCCCGCGCCCGTCAACAATCTCCTGCTGCGTCAGCGCTTTACCCGGCGGGCCCGGAAGAAATGCTGCAGCAGCTCGGCGGCGGGGAGCGCCTCGCAGCCGCCGACGATTGGGAAGGAGTGGTTGACTCCGCGCCGTACTCCGGGCAGCGTCAGGACCGACGTCGCGCCGACTTTCGGATCGGCTGCCCCGAAGACGCAGCGGGCGATGCGCGCCTGGATCATGGCTCCCAGACACATCAGGCAGGGCTCCAGCGTCACGTAGAGCGTCAGCTCCGTAAGACGATGATTTCCCAGATGTTTCGCACCCCGGCGCAGGGCGAGGATTTCGGCGTGGGCGGTAGGATCATTGAGGTGCAGGGTGGCATTGGCGGCGCGCGCGAAGACCTTTTCTTCGGAGGCCAGCACGGCGCCGATCGGCACCTCGCCGCGCGCCCCGGCGTCGCGCGCCATCCTCAGCGCTTCCCGCATCCGGAGGGTGTCCAGGGCGTTTCCGCTCATGGGATCTCCTTGACAGGCTTCGAAATCATCGTATATGTCTTGCGTTCCCCGGTCCAGGCCGGGGAGCGTTCGTCCTTTAGGAGGGGAGGATGGACGCGCGCGTTCTCCCTCCGCAACCTCGGCGAAGCACGATGACCCTCCATCCGGGCCTCCGGGTCTTCCTGTTCGGCTGCATCGTCACCATCATGTTCTGCGGCTCCGCCGGGGCCAACTGGGTCGCCACCGGGACCTTCCGCTACCAGGACCGGGAATTCGACCAGGAGGGGTATACCGGGGCGCTGCCGGTGCTTCCCGTCCGCTTCGCGAAGGTCGAGATCCGCGACATGAACACCAACGGGGGCCAGCAGCTGCTGGCGACCGGCGCCACCGATCTGGGTGGGAATTTCTCCATCAACGTGATCGACGCCAGCACCAAGACCCGCAGCATCATCGCCCGGGTCATCAGCGACTCTTCCCCCGTCGCGGGACTCTACCTCATCGTCACCAACGTGAACGGGACGGCGACTCCCTACGCCGTGTCGAGCGCCGCCATCAATCACAGCAATCCGAACCTCAATCTGAACCTGGGCGTCACCCTCGCGGTGATGGGCGCCGGCGGCGAAGTGTTCAACCTCTATGACGTCGCCTACAACAGCCTCGATTACCTGAGGTACCTCAACGGCGCCTATCCGGGCGCGTCCCTGCCGCTGTCGGTGCGTTGGGAGACTTTCAGCGGCAACACCGTGACGCAGTATCTCCCCGGCGGCGAGATCAAGGTGGGCGATCCGGCCGCCTACAGCGACACGGTCGTCGCCCACGAATCGGGCCATTACGCCCGCGAGGTCTACTCCGCGACCGACAGCCCCGGCGGCACCCATCGTCTCAGCAACTGCAACCAGGATCTGCGTCTCGCCTGGGAGGAAGGGTGGGCCACTTATTTCGGGCAGGCGGTGCGCAGGCACTTCATCCTGCCGAACCCCCATCTCTACGTGAAGATGACGGCGGCGCCCGGGGCGGGCAACCTCGATTTCTATTTCGACGTCGAGACGGAAGTCCCGTTCAGCTGCGACGGCGCGGCGAGCGAGGTGACCGTGTACGCGGCGCTTTGGGACGTGATCGATTCGGCCACCACGCCGGACGAATCCCCCGGGACGGACGAGGCCTGGGACTTCATGGGTTCTCCCGAGACGATGGTCTGGAACGTGATGAAGAACTACGTCCGGACTTCCACCAACCGGACGCTGGAGGATTTCTGGGACGGCTGGTTCCAGCTGGGGCAGGGAAACCTCCCCTTCATGCAGGAGGTCTTCGAGCACCACATCGTGGATTATGTCGAGACTGCCACCGAGCCGAACGAGACGGCGCCCGCCGCCGTGGCGATCCCGACCAACGGGTTCCCGATGAGCGAGACCTACTTCAGGAACCAGGGGAACGGCTCCGGGACGGCCGACGTCGATTACTTCAAGTTCGATGCGATGGTCGGCACCACCTATGCCATCGAGACGCGCAACCTGGTCAGCGACGCCAACACCTCGCTGGTGGTCTATGCTCCCGACGGCGTCTCACAGCTGGCGGCCAACGACGACGTCACTCCCGGAATCAAGTCCTCGCTCATCAACTTCATCGCGCCGTCGACCGCCACTTATTACGTCAAGTCCTTCCATGGCCCGGGCTGGGGCATTTACGGCTCCTACGAGATCTCGGTGACCGCCAACGTCAGCACCGCCGGCGGCGGCAAAGCCCCTCCTCCTTCGCCCGGACCGCGCATCCTGCACGTCCCCACCGACGTCGAGGCGGCCCGCTAGCTTCCGGTCCCCGCGGCGTCCTTGTCGCGGCGCGCTTCTCACACTAAATTGACGGGCGTGCAAGCTGGCCGGGGTTGGGCTACAGTTCCGGCAGATTCGGGAGGACGGCTCCGCCATGGAAAAGAAGAAATTCCTGTTCGTCTCGCTGTCGGGATTGATCGGCGATATCGCGTGGCAGGTGTTCAAGGAAGGACACGAGGTGCGCTACTTCATCGCATCGAAGAGCGACCGGGACATCTGCGACGGCTTCGTCCCGAAATCCGACGACTGGGAGAAGGATTGCAACTGGGCCGACGTGATCATCTTCGACGACACGCTGGGCCAGGGGGCGAAGGCCGAGGCGCTGCGCAAGAAGGGGAAGGCGGTCGTCGGGGGCACGCCCTACACCGACCGGCTGGAGGACGACCGCTCCTTCGGCCAGGAGGAGCTCAAGCGCCACGGCGTGGCGATCATCCCGTACGCCGATTTCGACTCCTTCGATGCCGGCA
This genomic stretch from Candidatus Polarisedimenticolia bacterium harbors:
- a CDS encoding DUF4215 domain-containing protein, translated to MSSGIPGTQSETSIAVFGNNVVVGYNQFDPNNPTKRTGVAFSTNGGLSFTDTGGLPTGGAGKTLLGDPSVTACGDGKFYFSSIYFPNSTDSALAVNVGTVSGANITWSNPLPAAASTADFLDKEWLTCDRLTNTLYMTYTRFVNGNIGSTTELRIEILKSIDGGLSWSAPLVLESSTVESIGISYLATGPDSEVYVMWERGIDDITAANTALELRRSFNFAASFDPKVVVRTMIPSFFPAMVGFNREDTLEIGTLAVDLSGGPRRGRVYAIWAERSPGGGETRDIFVASSGNQGATWAAPVRLNDDPPGNDHVMPWLSVNAEGTVEAVWYDYRNWRGMHTVDLYAARSTDGGASFSSNFRLTTRPSSWFAPFTLTPNFGDYIGCASEGTGFYPAWADARNSDIDVFASHVPTATCGNGTLEAFEECDDGNTIDGDSCSPACAATPCGNGTLDAGEGCDDGNLKSGDGCSQVCAPEICGDGIIQPNNQENCDDGNLASGDGCSSSCLVELSNAFWVVEERSRLVLQSLVTGNRLTLGDPGFHELGDLAFDAAGNLFGSTGYNPNLSIGYDGYLIKMAAGGLPGRATIVGDTGWLSATAIDFHPTTGVLYAIAVDSTRASRLVTLDPNTGATLLVVGSLGLTDARAMAFDAAGALYVAGRPGSTGSGNLYLVGLAPFSVSLVGTVGSYQLSGMDFAPDGTLYGVALRGTGADAALVQINKTTGAGTILSLSGALNQQGIRFAPQRAVDGDLDGIQDVADCSPQDAGNGSPGLASAMSFTDASTFTWTPAAGARLSNTYRGTIAGPMGTRLPDSVFDHVCLESGDLQGNGAAVTADLSLPPTGQAFYYLVSGEGCGEGALDGDASHPRPNPSPCPTPP
- the tadA gene encoding tRNA adenosine(34) deaminase TadA; protein product: MSGNALDTLRMREALRMARDAGARGEVPIGAVLASEEKVFARAANATLHLNDPTAHAEILALRRGAKHLGNHRLTELTLYVTLEPCLMCLGAMIQARIARCVFGAADPKVGATSVLTLPGVRRGVNHSFPIVGGCEALPAAELLQHFFRARRVKR
- a CDS encoding PPC domain-containing protein gives rise to the protein MTLHPGLRVFLFGCIVTIMFCGSAGANWVATGTFRYQDREFDQEGYTGALPVLPVRFAKVEIRDMNTNGGQQLLATGATDLGGNFSINVIDASTKTRSIIARVISDSSPVAGLYLIVTNVNGTATPYAVSSAAINHSNPNLNLNLGVTLAVMGAGGEVFNLYDVAYNSLDYLRYLNGAYPGASLPLSVRWETFSGNTVTQYLPGGEIKVGDPAAYSDTVVAHESGHYAREVYSATDSPGGTHRLSNCNQDLRLAWEEGWATYFGQAVRRHFILPNPHLYVKMTAAPGAGNLDFYFDVETEVPFSCDGAASEVTVYAALWDVIDSATTPDESPGTDEAWDFMGSPETMVWNVMKNYVRTSTNRTLEDFWDGWFQLGQGNLPFMQEVFEHHIVDYVETATEPNETAPAAVAIPTNGFPMSETYFRNQGNGSGTADVDYFKFDAMVGTTYAIETRNLVSDANTSLVVYAPDGVSQLAANDDVTPGIKSSLINFIAPSTATYYVKSFHGPGWGIYGSYEISVTANVSTAGGGKAPPPSPGPRILHVPTDVEAAR